GTCGACGTGTGCGCCACGGGCGATCAAGTCTTCGAGGTAGCCAGCCGCTTCGTCCCAAGCCTTGGCTTCCAGGCACACCAGCGCCAGGGAGTAGCGCAGATCGTCGTCTTCAGGGAATTGCTGGACGAGGCTGGAAAACTGCACCTTGGCGTCCGCCATGCGGTTCTGTTCAACCAGCATGCGCGCGTAAGTCAGGCGCAGGCGTTTGTCGTCCGGGTATTTCTTGATGCTTTTTTCGAGGATCGGCAACGCTTCCTTGCCGCGATCCATGCCTTGCAGGAGGCGGGCGCGCAGCAGGATCGGCGCCACTTCACCTTCTTTTGGCGGATTGTCTTCCAGCAGCTTCAGGGAGTTCTCGGCGTCGCCGTTCTGTTGCAGCAGCAGCGCCTTGCCGAAAATCAGCTGGCCGTTGTTCGGGTATTTGGCGAGCAGCCGGTCAAAACTTTTGAGCAGCGCATTGCGCGTCTCGGGATCGGTTTCCGAAGCGGACAGCGCAAGAAAATCGAAATGTGTGTCGCCCTGACCCTGAAGGACCTTTTCCATGTAGACCATGGAGTCGTCATAGCGACCGGCGCGGGCCAGCTGAATCGCGGCGGCGCGCTGGGCTTCAAGATTGGTTCGGTCGTTCCTGGCCCAGATCAGCGAGGTGTCCAGCGCAGCCTGGTCGGCGCCCAGGTACTCGGCGATCCGGAACGCGCGCTCGGAAACACCGGGATCCTGAGTGTTGATCGCCTGGGTGACGTAGTTGTCCAGGGCGATATCGAAACGATTGCGCTGACCCGCGAGCTCGGCGCTCATCAGGCTGACAAAGGTTTCCTGAGTGAACGATCCATAGACCTGAGGCTTGGCGTCAGGCGCTGGAGTCGTGTCCTTCGGCACAGGCGTTGCCTGTGGTTCAACGGGGGCCATCGACTGGCAGCCGCTCAGAAAGACAAGGGCGAGGAATAACGCGGAGGATCTATTCATATATAAGAAGGGACGACTTACCTGCGGTCTGGGCATCATGACACAAGGCTGGAAGCAAACCCACAGCCGGTTGGAAAACTGCTGGGTGTGCGTTTTTTTGCAGGCCGCAGGTCCCGTTTTGAGGCGTTTATGCAGCGGCTGTACTAGGACAATAGTCTGCGGTGGTTGTTCTGAATCTATTGAAGTAGGACAATTGCCGGCTTCACGTCACCATCAGCGACCTTGAATGGCCTTCCTTGCACTTGGTATTAACCATAAGACTGCCTCGGTAGACGTCCGCGAGCGCGTGGCATTTACGCCTGAACAGTTAGTTGAGGCCTTGCAGCAGCTCTGCCGCCTGACCAACAGCCGCGAAGCCGCGATCCTCTCGACCTGCAACCGCAGTGAGTTGTACATCGAACACGACGAACTCGCGTCCGAATCCATCCTGGCCTGGCTGGCCGACTATCACCAGCTGAGCCTTGAAGAATTGCGTGCCAGTGCCTATGTGCACGAGGACGATGCCGCCGTGCGCCACATGATGCGCGTCGCCTCGGGCCTCGACTCGCTGGTGTTGGGCGAACCGCAGATCCTGGGCCAGATGAAATCAGCCTATGCCGTGGCCCGGGAAGCCGGAACCATCGGTCCGTTGCTGGGCCGGCTGTTTCAGGCCACGTTCAGTGCCGCCAAACAGGTGCGTACTGACACGGCCATCGGCGAAAACCCGGTTTCCGTGGCTTTTGCCGCCGTCAGCCTGGCCAAGCAGATCTTCAGTGACTTGCAACGCAGCCAGGCCTTGCTGATTGGCGCGGGCGAGACCATCAGTCTGGTCGCCCGCCATTTGCACGACCTGGGCGTCAAGCGCATCGTGGTCGCCAACCGGACGCTGGAACGCGCGAGCATCCTGGCCGCAGAGTTTGGCGCCCACGCGGTGTTGCTGGCGGATATCCCGGCCGAACTGGTCAACAGCGACATCGTGATCAGCTCCACTGCCAGCCAGTTGCCGATTCTGGGCAAGGGCGCGGTGGAAAGTGCACTCAAGCTGCGCAAGCACAAGCCAATTTTCATGGTCGATATCGCCGTACCCCGGGATATCGAGCCGGAAGTCGGCGAGCTGGACGACGTTTACCTGTATACCGTCGACGATCTGCACGAAGTGGTCGCCGAAAACATGAAAAGCCGTCAGGGCGCCGCGATGGCTGCCGAGCAGCTGGTGACCATTGGCGCCGACGAATTCATGTTCCGCCTGCGCGAACTGGCTGCGGTCGATGTGCTGCGCGCTTATCGCCAGCAGAGCGAGCGCCTGCGTGACGAAGAGCTGCTCAAGGCGCAACGCATGCTGGCCAACGGCGCCAATGCCGAAGAAGTGCTGGTGCAACTGGCGCGCGGCCTGACCAATAAATTGCTGCATGCACCCAGTGTGCAACTGAAAAAACTGTCTGCTGAAGGTCGCCTCGATGCGCTGGCCATGGCCCAGGAACTTTTTGCCCTTAACGAGGGCTCGACGGATAAACCCCCGCAATGAAAGCGTCACTGCTCAATAAGCTGGATATCCTCAGCGACCGCTTCGAGGAATTGACTGCGTTGCTTGGCGATGCGGAAGTCATTTCCGACCAGAACAAATTTCGCGCCTATTCCCGGGAATACGCCGAGGTCGAGCCGATCGTCGAGGCTTATAAACTGCTGCTCAAGGCTCTGGCTGATCTGGACGGCGCCCAGGCGCTGCTCAAGGACAGCGATCCGGACATGCGTGAAATGGCCGTCGAGGAAGTCCGCGAGACCAAGCAATTGCTGGTTGAGCTGGAAAGCCAGCTGCAGCGCATGCTGCTGCCCAAGGACCCCAACGACGGGCGCAACGTGTTCCTCGAAATTCGTGCCGGTACCGGTGGCGACGAGGCGGCGATTTTCTCCGGCGACCTGTTCCGCATGTATTCGCGTTACGCCGAGCGGCGTGGCTGGCGGGTGGAGATCCTCTCGGAAAACATCGGCGAGCATGGCGGCTATAAAGAAGTGATTGCCCGGGTCGAAGGCGAGAACGTTTACGGCAAGCTCAAGTTCGAATCCGGCGCGCACCGTGTACAGCGTGTCCCCGAGACCGAATCCCAGGGTCGTATCCACACCTCGGCCTGTACCGTCGCGGTGTTGCCCGAGCCCGATGAGCATCAAGTCATTGAAATCAACCCGTCGGACTTGCGCGTCGATACCTACAAGTCTTCCGGCGCTGGCGGTCAGCACGTGAACAAGACCGACTCGGCGGTGCGTATTACCCATCTTCCGTCGGGTATCGTCGTCGAATGTCAGGAAGAGCGTTCGCAGCACAAGAACCGCGCCCGCGCGATGTCCTGGTTATCTGCCAAACTCAACGATCAGCAAACCAGCGCTGCGGCCAACGCCATTGCCAGCGAGCGTAAACTGCTGGTGGGTTCGGGTGATCGATCCGAACGCATTCGTACCTACAATTTCCCTCAGGGACGAGTAACGGATCACCGCGTCAATCTGACCTTGTACTCCCTGGATGAAGTTTTGGCCGGCGGGGTCGATGCAGTGATAGAGCCGCTGCTCGCCGAATATCAGGCAGATCAACTTGCGGCATTGGGTGAGTAAATGACCATCATCGCCAGCTTGTTAAGAAGCGCAGAGCTTCCCGATTCGCCGACCGCGCGTCTGGATGTCGAATTGTTACTGGCCGCCGCGCTGGGTAAACCGCGTAGTTTTCTGCACACGTGGCCGGAGCGCATCGTCAGCAGCGAAGCCGCGCTGACCTTCGCGTCCTATCTGCAACGGCGCCGGACCGGCGAGCCGGTGGCCTACATTCTCGGCCAGCAGGGTTTCTGGAAGCTGGACCTGGAAGTGGCGCCACACACGCTGATTCCTCGTCCGGAAACCGAAATGCTGGTCGAGGCGACACTGGAACTGGTACCGGGCTTTGCGCCGACCAAAGTTCTGGATCTGGGCACCGGCACTGGCGCAATCGCCCTGGCACTGGCCAGCGAGCGTCCGCTTTGGCAGGTGACGGCGGTGGATCGGGTGATCGAAGCCGTGGCCCTTGCCGAGCGCAATCGCCAGCGTCTGCACCTGGACAACGCCAAGGTCCTGAACAGCCATTGGTTCAGCGCCATCGAAGGCCAGCAGTTCGACGTGATCATTAGCAACCCACCTTATATCGCCTCGGAAGATCCGCATCTGGTCGCCGGGGACGTGCGTTTCGAGCCCAGCAGCGCGCTGGTCGCCGGTGCCGACGGTCTGGATGACCTGCGCCTGATCGTCGATCAGGCCCCGGCGCACCTGAACGCCGGTGGCTGGTTGCTGCTGGAGCATGGTTACGATCAGGGTGTCGCCGTGCGTGATCTGCTTAGCAGCCATGGTTTCGAAAAAATCCAGACTCGTCGCGATCTGGGTGAGCACGAACGCATCACCTTCGGACGCATGCCGTGCTGACTGACGCGGAGCTGTTGCGCTACAGCCGACAGATTCTGTTGCAGCATGTCGACATCGACGGCCAGCTGCGTCTCAAGCAAAGCCGGGTATTGATCGTCGGCCTCGGTGGCCTGGGTTCGCCCGTGGCGTTGTACCTGGCGGCGGCGGGTGTCGGCGAGCTCCATCTGGCGGATTTCGACACGGTCGACCTGACCAACCTGCAACGCCAGATCATTCATGACACGTCCAGCGTCGGGTTGAGCAAGGTCGATTCGGCCATTGCCCGGCTGACGGCGATCAATCCCGAAATCAAGCTGGTCGCCCATCGCCGCGCCCTGGACGATGACTCCCTCGCTGCCGCCGTTGATGCCGTGGATCTGGTCCTCGACTGCTCGGATAACTTTGCCACCCGTGGCGCGGTCAATGCGGCTTGTGTTGCGGGACGCAAACCCTTGGTCAGTGGCGCGGCGATTCGTCTGGAAGGGCAGTTGTCGGTGTTCGACCCGCGCCGTCCGGAGAGCCCGTGTTACCACTGTTTATACGGTCACGGCAGCGAAGCGGAACTGACTTGCAGCGAAGCCGGCGTGATCGGCCCGCTGGTCGGCTTGGTCGGCAGTCTGCAAGCCCTTGAGGCGCTGAAGCTGCTGGCTGGATTCGGCGAGCCGTTGGTGGGACGCCTGTTATTGATCGATGCATTGACCACCCGTTTTCGCGAATTGAAGGTCAAGCGTGATCCGGGATGCAGTGTCTGTGGAGCAGCCAGCGAACAGGGCAAGCATGAGTAGAGCGAGTGATGCGCCGG
This genomic window from Pseudomonas sp. G.S.17 contains:
- a CDS encoding molybdopterin-synthase adenylyltransferase MoeB; translated protein: MLTDAELLRYSRQILLQHVDIDGQLRLKQSRVLIVGLGGLGSPVALYLAAAGVGELHLADFDTVDLTNLQRQIIHDTSSVGLSKVDSAIARLTAINPEIKLVAHRRALDDDSLAAAVDAVDLVLDCSDNFATRGAVNAACVAGRKPLVSGAAIRLEGQLSVFDPRRPESPCYHCLYGHGSEAELTCSEAGVIGPLVGLVGSLQALEALKLLAGFGEPLVGRLLLIDALTTRFRELKVKRDPGCSVCGAASEQGKHE
- a CDS encoding tetratricopeptide repeat protein → MNRSSALFLALVFLSGCQSMAPVEPQATPVPKDTTPAPDAKPQVYGSFTQETFVSLMSAELAGQRNRFDIALDNYVTQAINTQDPGVSERAFRIAEYLGADQAALDTSLIWARNDRTNLEAQRAAAIQLARAGRYDDSMVYMEKVLQGQGDTHFDFLALSASETDPETRNALLKSFDRLLAKYPNNGQLIFGKALLLQQNGDAENSLKLLEDNPPKEGEVAPILLRARLLQGMDRGKEALPILEKSIKKYPDDKRLRLTYARMLVEQNRMADAKVQFSSLVQQFPEDDDLRYSLALVCLEAKAWDEAAGYLEDLIARGAHVDSAHLNLGRIHEERNDPQSALAEYAQVGPGSDFLPAQLRQADILMSNGSAAEASKRLAEAREAQPDYAIQLYLIEAETLANNNQAERGWQVLNQALKQYPDDLNLLYTRAMLAEKRNDLAQMEKDLRTILKREPENVMALNALGYTLSDRTTRYAEAKDLIEKAHTLNPDDPAVLDSLGWVNYRLGNLDEAERLLRQALERFPDHEVAAHLGEVLWAKGEQREARKIWGKALEQQPDSPILRSTLRRLTGSETL
- the prmC gene encoding peptide chain release factor N(5)-glutamine methyltransferase, producing MTIIASLLRSAELPDSPTARLDVELLLAAALGKPRSFLHTWPERIVSSEAALTFASYLQRRRTGEPVAYILGQQGFWKLDLEVAPHTLIPRPETEMLVEATLELVPGFAPTKVLDLGTGTGAIALALASERPLWQVTAVDRVIEAVALAERNRQRLHLDNAKVLNSHWFSAIEGQQFDVIISNPPYIASEDPHLVAGDVRFEPSSALVAGADGLDDLRLIVDQAPAHLNAGGWLLLEHGYDQGVAVRDLLSSHGFEKIQTRRDLGEHERITFGRMPC
- the hemA gene encoding glutamyl-tRNA reductase, with the translated sequence MAFLALGINHKTASVDVRERVAFTPEQLVEALQQLCRLTNSREAAILSTCNRSELYIEHDELASESILAWLADYHQLSLEELRASAYVHEDDAAVRHMMRVASGLDSLVLGEPQILGQMKSAYAVAREAGTIGPLLGRLFQATFSAAKQVRTDTAIGENPVSVAFAAVSLAKQIFSDLQRSQALLIGAGETISLVARHLHDLGVKRIVVANRTLERASILAAEFGAHAVLLADIPAELVNSDIVISSTASQLPILGKGAVESALKLRKHKPIFMVDIAVPRDIEPEVGELDDVYLYTVDDLHEVVAENMKSRQGAAMAAEQLVTIGADEFMFRLRELAAVDVLRAYRQQSERLRDEELLKAQRMLANGANAEEVLVQLARGLTNKLLHAPSVQLKKLSAEGRLDALAMAQELFALNEGSTDKPPQ
- the prfA gene encoding peptide chain release factor 1, encoding MKASLLNKLDILSDRFEELTALLGDAEVISDQNKFRAYSREYAEVEPIVEAYKLLLKALADLDGAQALLKDSDPDMREMAVEEVRETKQLLVELESQLQRMLLPKDPNDGRNVFLEIRAGTGGDEAAIFSGDLFRMYSRYAERRGWRVEILSENIGEHGGYKEVIARVEGENVYGKLKFESGAHRVQRVPETESQGRIHTSACTVAVLPEPDEHQVIEINPSDLRVDTYKSSGAGGQHVNKTDSAVRITHLPSGIVVECQEERSQHKNRARAMSWLSAKLNDQQTSAAANAIASERKLLVGSGDRSERIRTYNFPQGRVTDHRVNLTLYSLDEVLAGGVDAVIEPLLAEYQADQLAALGE